A single Orcinus orca chromosome 2, mOrcOrc1.1, whole genome shotgun sequence DNA region contains:
- the FEM1B gene encoding protein fem-1 homolog B isoform X2: protein MEGLAGYVYKAASEGKVLTLAALLLNRSESDIRYLLGYVSQQGGQRSTPLIIAARNGHAKVVRLLLEHYRVQTQQTGTVRFDGYVIDGATALWCAAGAGHFEVVKLLVSHGANVNHTTVTNSTPLRAACFDGRLDIVKYLVENNANISIANKYDNTCLMIAAYKGHTDVVRYLLEQRADPNAKAHCGATALHFAAEAGHIDIVKELIKWRAAIVVNGHGMTPLKVAAESCKADVVELLLSHADCDRRSRIEALELLGASFANDRENYDIMKTYHYLYLAMLERFQDGDNILEKEVLPPIHAYGNRTECRNPQELESIRQDRDALHMEGLIVRERILGADNIDVSHPIIYRGAVYADNMEFEQCIKLWLHALHLRQKVCISTKTQCSEEDQCKINKQIYNLIHLDPRTREGFTLLHLAVNSNTPVDDFHTNDVCSFPNALVTKLLLDCGAEVNAVDNEGNSALHIIVQYNRPISDFLTLHSIIISLVEAGAHTDMTNKQNKTPLDKSTTGVSEILLKTQMKMSLKCLAARAVRANDINYQDQIPRTLEEFVGFH from the exons ATGGAGGGCCTGGCTGGCTATGTATACAAGGCGGCCAGCGAGGGCAAGGTGCTGACTCTGGCCGCCTTGCTTCTCAACCGGTCTGAAAGCGACATCCGCTATCTGCTTGGCTATGTCAGCCAGCAGGGAGGGCAGCGCTCCACGCCCCTCATCATCGCAGCCCGCAATGGGCACGCCAAGGTGGTGCGCTTGCTGTTAGAACATTACCGGGTGCAGACTCAGCAGACTGGCACTGTCCGCTTCGACGG GTATGTCATTGATGGTGCCACCGCTCTTTGGTGTGCAGCAGGGGCAGGACATTTTGAAGTTGTTAAGCTTCTAGTCAGTCATGGAGCCAACGTGAACCATACCACAGTAACTAACTCAACCCCGCTACGGGCAGCATGCTTTGATGGCAGATTGGACATTGTGAAATACTTGGTTGAAAATAATGCCAACATCAGCATTGCCAACAAGTATGACAACACCTGCCTAATGATTGCAGCCTATAAAGGACACACTGATGTGGTCAGATACCTTTTAGAACAACGTGCTGATCCAAATGCTAAAGCACATTGTGGAGCCACAGCACTGCACTTTGCAGCTGAAGCTGGGCACATAGATATTGTGAAGGAGCTGATAAAATGGCGTGCTGCTATAGTAGTGAACGGCCATGGGATGACGCCATTAAAAGTAGCTGCTGAAAGCTGTAAAGCTGATGTTGTCGAACTGTTGCTCTCTCATGCTGATTGTGACCGAAGAAGTCGGATTGAAGCTTTGGAGCTCTTGGGTGCCTCCTTTGCAAATGACCGTGAGAACTATGACATCATGAAGACATACCACTATTTATATTTAGCTATGTTGGAGAGGTTTCAAGATGGTGATAACATTCTTGAGAAAGAGGTTCTCCCACCAATCCATGCCTATGGGAATAGAACTGAATGTAGAAATCCTCAGGAACTGGAATCCATTCGGCAAGACAGAGATGCTCTTCATATGGAAGGCCTTATAGTTCGGGAACGGATTTTAGGTGCCGACAACATTGATGTTTCCCATCCCATCATTTACAGGGGAGCCGTTTATGCAGATAACATGGAATTCGAACAGTGTATCAAGTTGTGGCTGCATGCCCTGCACCTCAGACAGAAAG tGTGCATTTCCACCAAAACGCAGTGCAGTGAAGAAGATCAGTGCAAAATTAACAAGCAGATCTACAACCTGATTCACCTTGATCCCAGAACTCGTGAAGGTTTCACCTTGCTGCATCTAGCTGTCAACTCGAATACCCCAGTTGATGATTTCCACACCAATGATGTCTGCAGCTTTCCAAACGCGCTTGTCACAAAGCTCCTGCTGGACTGTGGTGCTGAGGTGAATGCTGTGGACAATGAAGGGAACAGTGCCCTTCACATTATCGTTCAGTACAACAGGCCCATCAGTGATTTTTTGACCTTGCACTCTATCATCATTAGCCTAGTTGAAGCTGGCGCTCACACCGACATGACAAATAAACAGAATAAGACTCCGCTAGACAAAAGTACAACTGGGGTATCAGAAATACTACTTAAAACTCAAATGAAGATGAGTCTCAAGTGCCTGGCCGCCCGGGCAGTTCGGGCTAATGACATTAACTACCAAGACCAGATCCCCAGAACTCTTGAAGAGTTTGTTGGATTTCATTAA
- the FEM1B gene encoding protein fem-1 homolog B isoform X1 produces the protein MEGLAGYVYKAASEGKVLTLAALLLNRSESDIRYLLGYVSQQGGQRSTPLIIAARNGHAKVVRLLLEHYRVQTQQTGTVRFDGYVIDGATALWCAAGAGHFEVVKLLVSHGANVNHTTVTNSTPLRAACFDGRLDIVKYLVENNANISIANKYDNTCLMIAAYKGHTDVVRYLLEQRADPNAKAHCGATALHFAAEAGHIDIVKELIKWRAAIVVNGHGMTPLKVAAESCKADVVELLLSHADCDRRSRIEALELLGASFANDRENYDIMKTYHYLYLAMLERFQDGDNILEKEVLPPIHAYGNRTECRNPQELESIRQDRDALHMEGLIVRERILGADNIDVSHPIIYRGAVYADNMEFEQCIKLWLHALHLRQKGNRNTHKDLLRFAQVFSQMIHLNETVKAPDIECVLRCSVLEIEQSMNRVKNIPDADVHSAMDNYECNLYTFLYLVCISTKTQCSEEDQCKINKQIYNLIHLDPRTREGFTLLHLAVNSNTPVDDFHTNDVCSFPNALVTKLLLDCGAEVNAVDNEGNSALHIIVQYNRPISDFLTLHSIIISLVEAGAHTDMTNKQNKTPLDKSTTGVSEILLKTQMKMSLKCLAARAVRANDINYQDQIPRTLEEFVGFH, from the exons ATGGAGGGCCTGGCTGGCTATGTATACAAGGCGGCCAGCGAGGGCAAGGTGCTGACTCTGGCCGCCTTGCTTCTCAACCGGTCTGAAAGCGACATCCGCTATCTGCTTGGCTATGTCAGCCAGCAGGGAGGGCAGCGCTCCACGCCCCTCATCATCGCAGCCCGCAATGGGCACGCCAAGGTGGTGCGCTTGCTGTTAGAACATTACCGGGTGCAGACTCAGCAGACTGGCACTGTCCGCTTCGACGG GTATGTCATTGATGGTGCCACCGCTCTTTGGTGTGCAGCAGGGGCAGGACATTTTGAAGTTGTTAAGCTTCTAGTCAGTCATGGAGCCAACGTGAACCATACCACAGTAACTAACTCAACCCCGCTACGGGCAGCATGCTTTGATGGCAGATTGGACATTGTGAAATACTTGGTTGAAAATAATGCCAACATCAGCATTGCCAACAAGTATGACAACACCTGCCTAATGATTGCAGCCTATAAAGGACACACTGATGTGGTCAGATACCTTTTAGAACAACGTGCTGATCCAAATGCTAAAGCACATTGTGGAGCCACAGCACTGCACTTTGCAGCTGAAGCTGGGCACATAGATATTGTGAAGGAGCTGATAAAATGGCGTGCTGCTATAGTAGTGAACGGCCATGGGATGACGCCATTAAAAGTAGCTGCTGAAAGCTGTAAAGCTGATGTTGTCGAACTGTTGCTCTCTCATGCTGATTGTGACCGAAGAAGTCGGATTGAAGCTTTGGAGCTCTTGGGTGCCTCCTTTGCAAATGACCGTGAGAACTATGACATCATGAAGACATACCACTATTTATATTTAGCTATGTTGGAGAGGTTTCAAGATGGTGATAACATTCTTGAGAAAGAGGTTCTCCCACCAATCCATGCCTATGGGAATAGAACTGAATGTAGAAATCCTCAGGAACTGGAATCCATTCGGCAAGACAGAGATGCTCTTCATATGGAAGGCCTTATAGTTCGGGAACGGATTTTAGGTGCCGACAACATTGATGTTTCCCATCCCATCATTTACAGGGGAGCCGTTTATGCAGATAACATGGAATTCGAACAGTGTATCAAGTTGTGGCTGCATGCCCTGCACCTCAGACAGAAAGGTAACAGGAATACCCATAAGGATCTTCTTCGATTTGCCCAAGTTTTTTCACAGATGATACATTTGAATGAAACTGTGAAGGCCCCAGACATAGAATGTGTTTTGAGATGCAGTGTTTTGGAAATAGAACAAAGTATGAACAGAGTAAAAAATATTCCAGATGCTGACGTCCACAGTGCTATGGACAATTATGAATGTAATCtctatacttttctgtatttagtGTGCATTTCCACCAAAACGCAGTGCAGTGAAGAAGATCAGTGCAAAATTAACAAGCAGATCTACAACCTGATTCACCTTGATCCCAGAACTCGTGAAGGTTTCACCTTGCTGCATCTAGCTGTCAACTCGAATACCCCAGTTGATGATTTCCACACCAATGATGTCTGCAGCTTTCCAAACGCGCTTGTCACAAAGCTCCTGCTGGACTGTGGTGCTGAGGTGAATGCTGTGGACAATGAAGGGAACAGTGCCCTTCACATTATCGTTCAGTACAACAGGCCCATCAGTGATTTTTTGACCTTGCACTCTATCATCATTAGCCTAGTTGAAGCTGGCGCTCACACCGACATGACAAATAAACAGAATAAGACTCCGCTAGACAAAAGTACAACTGGGGTATCAGAAATACTACTTAAAACTCAAATGAAGATGAGTCTCAAGTGCCTGGCCGCCCGGGCAGTTCGGGCTAATGACATTAACTACCAAGACCAGATCCCCAGAACTCTTGAAGAGTTTGTTGGATTTCATTAA